The Papaver somniferum cultivar HN1 unplaced genomic scaffold, ASM357369v1 unplaced-scaffold_107, whole genome shotgun sequence genome includes a region encoding these proteins:
- the LOC113327697 gene encoding uncharacterized protein LOC113327697 yields the protein MFSIMILILVYTLGSGIGWRNAKKKMAYDVNGLYVSHHRSGVFANGAIHWVDDRGIVVAFILADEEFRERPSPLCSRQIGNLRPILELHVFDDYLCVYVCQQDRGFDIWVLKKNQNYHDVCIWSKGFSNLPWYNLPITFTMSGRLLCHDARDKNVYHYAPEASSSRCFVNFGKNFEIGIPHKNTLVSLKALGEEETKLMDSGERARSSGGQKTVISQKEQKEETNI from the exons ATGTTCTCGATCATGATCTTAATTCTG GTGTACACTCTTGGTAGTGGAATTGGGTGGAGAAATGCTAAGAAAAAGATGGCGTATGATGTGAATGGATTGTACGTCAGTCACCACCGATCTGGTGTGTTTGCGAATGGAGCTATTCATTGGGTGGACGACCGTGGAATTGTTGTTGCCTTTATTTTGGCGGATGAAGAGTTTCGAGAACGTCCATCGCCGCTTTGTTCGAGGCAAATTGGTAATCTGCGTCCCATTTTGGAACTACATGTTTTTGACGATTATCTATGTGTATATGTTTGCCAGCAGGATAGAGGTTTTGACATATGGGTTTTAAAGAAGAATCAAAATTATCATGATGTATGTATTTGGAGTAAAGGGTTCAGTAATTTACCATGGTATAACTTACCTATCACCTTTACAATGAGTGGTAGGCTTTTGTGCCACGATGCTCGTGATAAAAATGTATATCATTACGCCCCAGAAGCTTCATCTTCCAGATGTTTCGTGAACTTTGGTAAGAATTTTGAAATTGGAATCCCTCACAAGAACACCTTGGTGTCATTGAAAGCACtaggagaagaagaaacgaaaCTAATGGATTCGGGTGAAAGAGCAAGATCTAGCGGGGGACAGAAAACAGTTATATCTCAAAAGGAGCAGAAGGAAGAAACCAATATCTAG